One Heterodontus francisci isolate sHetFra1 chromosome 3, sHetFra1.hap1, whole genome shotgun sequence DNA window includes the following coding sequences:
- the hsdl1 gene encoding inactive hydroxysteroid dehydrogenase-like protein 1 → MAAVDSFQLLYRQIARTCNTYIDALAIVGAWYVTRKSICLICDFYSLVRLHFIPRLVSRRDLLKHFGKWALVTGGADGIGKAYAEELASQGINLILMSHDKSKLENTATAITEMFKVETIIIEADFTRGREIYQLIQEALKDKEIGILVNNVEVPYEHPQFFLNISEDKLWDLINVNIAATNMMIHIVLPGMVQRKKGAIVNISSGSCCKPTPQMATYSSTKTYLDHFSRALHYEYASKGIFVQSLLPFYVKTNTATHNDDLCIYCWLAPSANVYAHHAISTLGISHRTPGYWMHSIQFLFAQYMPEWLWVWGATLMHNRLRRQGAHKS, encoded by the exons ATGGCAGCAGTGGATAGTTTCCAATTACTATACAGACAGATTGCCAGGACATGTAATACCTACATAGATGCACTAGCCATTGTGGGAGCATGGTACGTGACGAGGAAAAGCATCTGCCTTATCTGTGATTTCTACAGCCTAGTCCGACTACATTTCATCCCGAGACTGGTAAGCAGGAGAGATCTGCTGAAACACTTTGGCAAATGGGCCTTGGTGACTG GTGGAGCAGATGGGATTGGCAAGGCCTATGCTGAGGAGTTGGCTAGCCAAGGCATTAATTTGATTCTCATGAGCCATGACAAAAGCAAGCTGGAAAATACAGCcacagccattacagagatgtttaAGGTTGAAACCATTATAATAGAAGCTGATTTTACCAGAGGACGGGAGATATACCAGCTAATCCAAGAAGCTCTGAAGGATAAGGAAATAGGCATTCTGGTGAACAATGTGGAGGTGCCTTATGAGCACCCACAGTTTTTTTTAAACATATCCGAGGACAAACTCTGGGATCTCATAAATGTAAATATTGCTGCAACCAATATGATGATCCACATTGTGTTACCAGGCATGGTACAGAGGAAGAAGGGAGCTATTGTAAACATTTCCTCAGGGTCTTGCTGTAAGCCCACACCACAGATGGCCACATATTCAAGCACTAAG acttatTTGGACCATTTTAGTAGAGCTTTGCACTATGAATATGCATCCAAAGGAATCTTTGTTCAAAGCTTGTTGCCATTTTACGTAAAAACCAATACAGCCACACACAACGATGATCTGTGCATCTACTGCTGGCTAGCACCATCAGCTAATGTTTATGCACACCATGCAATTTCAACGCTTGGAATATCCCACAGGACTCCTGGTTACTGGATGCATTCAATACAG TTTTTATTTGCCCAGTACATGCCTGAATGGCTGTGGGTATGGGGAGCTACTCTGATGCACAACAGATTGCGCAGACAGGGCGCTCACAAATCCTAA